DNA from Rosa rugosa chromosome 6, drRosRugo1.1, whole genome shotgun sequence:
atttaatgcaatctaaccatttatttatgttggtgcaagtgcacggcggtgctctgaataatcttTCTATCAATATATGTGCATATTCAAGCCACATTAATTCATTGATGATGATCATCGCCTCTTCTATCTTTAACACTGCACAGTGTCGGTGTCCGTGCGAATCTTCACACTTTACAGCAGCTTTCTCATTGGCATTTACGTACGATTATAATCAAAAGAATATTAATTACCTAAAACTTTTCTTAATTAGGGTGCTCAAAATAACCAGTACATAAATTAGTACATGCAACCCCGTAATGCGTACCATTTATTTACTAATTATTATAGTAACTGGGCAATTAAGTACTTATCGCAGCTGCTACCGATGAATTTGAGAATTTCAACACACAAGTAATACATATCCGTACGTACAGTTCCTTATACACCATGCATATTTATATAGGCACGGATATCTAGGATATTCGGCCAGTTGTTTCCATCTCACAAAGGTGACAAAGTTGAAGAGAACCTCATGCAAACTTTGACCATTCTAATTTAACTAAATTGTGTACGAAATAGAGAGAAAATACAATGGAGCACATGAGGAAAATCTAATACCATTTTAGTCGTAGTTAACTTACATAATTACAAACAAACCCTTCTTCAAGAACAAGAAGATAGAAGATCCAAGATCGAAAACACAAAACAGGAAAATTGAAGGGGATATGATAGAAGACTATATTATAACATGAACACTATGGTCCTGAAAACAGATAAAACATGCAGAACCCCTATACACAAACACCGCACGAAAACCGCTGACAATTTCAACCCTACAGGCTACAACGAATCTACAAAATTTCCAACTCACATTGGAAACCAAAAAAAGAATGAATCTTGGTGATCTCATATGATAATATGATCATGAACTATTCCGGCTTGCTCATACTCTCGGCGACCTGAGCCAACGACTGCAAGTTACAACGTACGATGGTATCCACAAACACGCAGGTCTCTTCTTTCGTGTTTCCCGCCGGCACGTCGACGACGTACGACTCTACGACGACGGTTCCGGTGCCGTTTGAGGAGGCGTGTAGTGTCGTGACGGAGCGGTAGTTCCTCAGGCGGTGGTCCCCACCGACGACGCTGAAGCTGAGCACGTGGCGCTCGTCGTCAAGAATCTCCAGCCTCTCGGTGCTGGAGGCCGCGGGGAGGCCCGACACCACGCGCACCTCGCGGAGCGTGCCGACCTTGGCCGGGTCCCCGCCGATGACATGACAGCTCTTTAGGAACTGCTTGTAGGCTTGTGGGTTGTCGAAGCGGCGCACCACGGACCACACGGCAGGGACGGACGCGTCGATGGTCTGCACCACCGCGGAGCAGCACTGGTCCGGCGAGGCCATAGCCGAGTGAGCGTGGTGGAGGGC
Protein-coding regions in this window:
- the LOC133718057 gene encoding abscisic acid receptor PYL4-like, giving the protein MPSSVQLQRISSPNPITTAAAAAISHKQSQAVTRQVLPLSSRAVNTPAIPESVALHHAHSAMASPDQCCSAVVQTIDASVPAVWSVVRRFDNPQAYKQFLKSCHVIGGDPAKVGTLREVRVVSGLPAASSTERLEILDDERHVLSFSVVGGDHRLRNYRSVTTLHASSNGTGTVVVESYVVDVPAGNTKEETCVFVDTIVRCNLQSLAQVAESMSKPE